The sequence CTCCGAATTATATTACATTGGCATCAGAGCATGGTTGAATGATCCGGTTATTCATGTAAATTGTCTTGAAATCAACTGTTTTATAAGTTTAGGTTGAGATTTTTTGTTGTTGGCTAATTTTTGACAAGTTTCAGAGAAAACCGTTTCTGGTTTTTTGCGTTTTGGCCATCGCTTGTTAAATATTTTGTCCCAAGACTTTTATAATCATGTTCTACTCGTTTTGAGCTTTTCGAAAATATATTATATGTGAAAAACAGATTAAAAACCAGTGAGATATGATTTTTTGCAGATTAGcaatttttgactatttttctgaCGAAAAACTGCTTCTATATTCAGCGTTTTAGAAACAACTTGTTAAATATTTTGCCTAAAACTTATATATTCATGATATACTCATTTTGGGCttttcgaaaatattttttttgtgaaaaaCGGAATCTTCCAACTTTTAAAAAAATCCTTTTATGATCTTTTTTGTCTTCTACCAGAAATTTGTGACATACGTTGTCGCATTAAATGGTAATAACCATACTTCTGATTTCTTGTTCCTATTTCAGATATGTCTGAACGGGAACATGCTCAAATTGCTCCAAATGGGAGTGATATTGATAGAGGAGCAAAAAGAAATAGTAGAAGAATGTGTCGCAAGAGGATCAAAACTCTAGTTGATTCAAATTCAGAGCCTGAAGTCATAAGAAATGATTCAAGGATGAAGTAGAATCTGAACAGAGAAATAAGGGCACGTAAAAGGCAAGGAAGAAGACTTCTTGAggatttcaagaaaataaaaatggcTCTTTTTGTCTCTCTGCTtgattttctcaaattttttagGATACAATTAGATGAAATTCATAGCAAATTCCTTAGTGTTGAGGATAGGGATGCCTTCGTCATTCTGTATCATTCTTTATCAGATTTTTGAAAGAATAAACTTATTGAAATCTATGGTGAAATTGGGCCTAATGAACCATTATGGAGGTTCTTGTGGGTCTAGGAGCGAGATGGGTAAAACTTTTCCATGATAACTTAATTTAGTTAAGTGTTTTTTTTATGaactcctttattttatttttgatatatTATGAATATATATCTCTGTGTTTTATCCTATTTTGGATTGGTTGTTATTCTATGTTACTCTAGAATATGGTGTTAATAACAAGACTCAAAATCCTAGTGATTATAGTCTTCATCATATTAATGCACATTaagaaaaattttaattttggttaaATATTTAGATCGTATATGATAATTGGAATACTTACATATCCTTTCAATTTCATACTAAATGTGAAACCTTCATTAGAATTAATTTGCTTGAATGTGTATGACACATGCATAATTGATAAATAAACTAGCGTGATTGTCTCTTAATTACAGACATGGCATCAAAAAGTATTATTGCTGACTTAAACAAAGGTGAAAAACTAAATGGTGACAATTACGACATCTGGAGTCATACGATATGGTATGTCCTAGATGAGCAGAACGCTTTAGAAGGCATAAACCATGTTCTAAGTCAACCAGAAGAGGGTAACACTGCTCAATACAGACGAAATCTCGAAGTTTATAGAGCTTGGAAAAAGACAAATTCCATTGCACGTGAAATCATTGTGAGTTATGTGGTTGATGAACTGATTCGTGAATGTGAGGAATTTCCTAATGCTCATGCCATGTGGGTACACTTACAAAGAACATATGCGGGTACTTCTGTGACCCGTCTTAGACAGCTGACTATCAAGTTTGACACTTTCAAAAAGCATCATGATCAAAGCATCAAACAACACCTTAGGGTGATGTCAAACATGATAGCACAACTTAAGAGTGTTAGTTACATTCTCTCGGATGAGCAACAGGTTCAGGCAGTGATCCGGTCTCTTCCCAATAGTTGGAAATATTTGAAGGTTAACTTGACCCACAATGAAAGTATAACATTTTTTCCTAATGTTGCTCGATATGTTGAACTTGAAGACGAGCGGCTTGATGTTGTTAAAGCTGCTTCTAATGCCTTTGGGGTTGAATCTAGTGGTACAAAGTGTTCAGGCTTCTAGCGCaagaaaaattggaaaaagaaaggaaagggtAAGGAGACCGAAGAAGGATCctctgagaaaaagaagaaaccaaATTCCAAGAAGGGAAAACGATTTTTCAAAAAGAGAGACAAAAACAAAATGAAGTACTACAATTGCCAAGTTCTAGGGCATTTTGCTCATGAATGTACCGAGCCGAAAAAGGTATCATTCCTAAATGCATCTTTGAGTGTTGTGTATGTTTCAAGCACTTCTTTACTAACTGAATCTTATGTAGATTATAGACTCAGGATCCACCGACCACGTTTGTCGAGATCGATAAGCATTTGTGGAGTTTCGTCGAGTTTCACCTGGATCAAGGTGGATTTATGCAGGAAATAGTGCTAGACTTGAAGTCAAAGGAATAGGCACTTGCAAAGTAGACTTACGTGATGGCCGATCTTTGATGTTGCATGACGTCCTATATGCCCCAGAGATTCAACGAAATTTAGTATCTATCTCTGTTTTATTGGATGTTAGTTTCGATTTGTTTTTTAGTAGAAATGATGTAAGAATATCTCTAGATAATGTTTTATATGGTTTTAGACTTTGTTATGATCGTTTTTAGATTGTAATCCTTCAACTTATGACTATTATGTTAATCATTGTGTAATGGCATGTTATTCAAGTAACAATGATATAGATGTTATTACATGACATGCAAGATTAGGTCACATATGGCAAGATCAAATGAATAGGTTGGCAAATGAAGGGCATTTAGGttctttctcaaaaattgatATGCCAACTTGTGAAAATTGTCTTGTTGGAAAGATTATGCGTAAACCATTTGGGAAGGCTAAAAGAGCTGAATTCCCACTTCAATTAATCCATTCTGATATTTGTGGTCCAATGAATGTGAGGGCAAGGTCTGGTGCTGCATACTTCATTATATTTACTGATGATTTCACGCGCTTTGGTTATGTCTATTTGATTTCTCATAAATCTGAAACACTTGAATGCTCTTTAAAAGATATATGAATGAAGTTGAAGATCAATTAGATAAAGGATGTGAATATTTGTCAAAACAATTTGAAGAACTATATACTGTAAACATTATCAGACTATTAACTACTCTTtatacacctcaacaaaatggtgtaacTGAAAAAAAGAATAGAATATTATTGGACATGACAAGATCAATTATGGCACAGGCAAATTTGTCTATCTCTTTCTGGGGAGATGCATTATTGACTGCAACCTACATATTGAATAAAGTGCCTTCTAAATCAGTATCTTCCACTCCTTATGAACTTTAGACTGGTCATAAAATAAACCTAATTGATCTATGACCTTGGAATTGTGCTGCATATATTAAAGATCGTTTTGGTGAGTTTGGTAAACAaagtccaaaaggaaagaaatgtATCTTTATTAGATACTCAGAACGCTCCAATGGGTATGTGTTCATTGATGAATTGGAGGATGGAAGTATTACTGAAATTGTATCATGAGATGTcagatttttggaaaatgatatTCCCAAAAAGGGGTGAAATAAATGAAGGTGAGCTTCTCTACGAAATGTTGAATTCAGAAGATCAGATAATGTCGTCAGACATACTTGATAGATCAATGGATCAAGAAATGGTTCATGGTCCAAGTGGGAGTTTTGAATCCCAAAATACTATAGAGGAATCTAAACTTCAATTACGTAAGAGTACAAGAAAAGGTGTACCTAAACGATCTTATGAGATTGAGGATTATGTTTTTGTGGTATCTCCGACAGAATTGGATGAACCTAATTCTGTGACTAAGGCTTTATCAAGCCCTAAAAAGGATGAATGGATAAAAGCTATGAAAGAAGAATTAGAGTCCATGAAAACCAACAAAGTCTGGGGATCTAGTTGACCTTCCTCGGGGACGTAGAGCTATTGGAAATAAATGGATTCTTAAAGCTAAACAAAAATCGTATGGGTCAATAGAAAGACACAAAGCACGATTGGTGGCAAAAGGTTTTACTCAAGAAGCTGGAATAGATTATGAGGAAATTTTTTCACTAGTTGTGAAGTTTACCTCTATACGATTACTTTTGGCTATTGTTGCACGTTTAGATCTAGAATTAcaccaaatggatgtgaagaCCGCTTTTTTCAATAGAGAACTAAACGAgaaaatctacatggaacaacctgtaAGTTTTGTTGTTAAAGGCCAAGAAAAGAaagtttgtaaattgaaaagatcATTTTATGGCCTAAAGCAATCTTCAAGGCAGTGGTACCTGAGATTTCATAAGGAAGTGATTTCATTTGATTTCACCATGATCGAGGAAGACCATTGCATCTATGTGAAAAAGTCCAATGGAAAGTTTGTAATTCTTTCTCTTTACGTGGATGATATTTAGAGTATGTAAAAATTGTTAAGTCATGGCTTTCAAAGTCATTTGACATGAAAAATATGAGTGAAACAGACTATATATAGGTGTTAAAATTCAAAGAGATCGTTCCAAAAAAGTTTTTGAGTCTATCTCAAGAAACATACATAAAGAAATTTTTGGAACGCTTTCGAATGAATAGTTGCAAGCCTATGGATACTCCAATAGCAAGAGGTAAAACTTTAAGCCTTGAAATGTGTTCAAagactgaaaaagaaaaggaagacatGTCTCAAGTTCCATATTCTAGTGCTATCGGGAGTCTGATGTACGCTATGATGTGTACTCGTCCAAACATTTGTTATGTTGTGGGTCTGGTAAGAAGGTATCAATCTAATCCCGAAAGAGATCATTGGAATGCAGTGAAGAGAATATTTCGATATCTAAAGGGAACTATAGATGATTCACTATGCTATAGTGGATCTGATTTACTCTAGAGAGGTTACACAGATGCTGATAGGGCTGATGATGGAATGATAGAAAATCAACCTCCGGTTATGCTTTCTTACTTAATTGTGGTGCTATTTCATGGAAAAGTAAGAAACAAACTTGCACAGCTCTTTCAATTATGGAATCTAAATTCGTAGCTTGTGCATctacaataaaaaaaaagttgtttggtTAAAGAGATTCTTTGAGCATTTGAATATTGCAAAGGATTCTAAGGGTCCCAAGACTTTATATTGGGACAGTCAAGTGGTCATCGCATATACAAAGGATCCTAAGAATCACAGTAAAATCAAACACATTGATATCAAATATAACTTTGTGAGAGACATAGTAGCAAGTGGAGAAGTGAATTTACAATACATTCCTACTTGCGAAATGATAGCTGATCCTTTTACAAATGCCATATCTAGAGACCTGTTTGAAAAATATGTTAAGGCTCTAGGTTTGCGTAGGAAATGatgatatttatgtattataAAACAACTTTGTTGTTATGATATTCTCATCAAAGTAAGACTATTGAATTTATGTCTCATATGTATGTGataatattttagaaataaaatgtGTCGGACAAGTCGAGAGATTGACTCTCTCACATGAGCAATCACTTCTTACGTCAGAGAACGTGAAGAGATAATTTTCACTCTCATGCTATGAGTTATTTTATAAACCAGACAAGAGTCTCTCTAAGAAAATGGGTTTGAGGATCACTAAAGAGAGAAACTCGGGTTAGACATCAAGAGGTGTCTAGACCAAGGTCTGTATGATGTTGGATAATTAAAAGAAATGAGACACGTGCACCAGGATAAGGTGAGAACATCGTAGCACGTGTTTCATACCACGTGTGTTAAGCGACCAATGGGTTAATGAAAGAATGGTTCCCTACTTCTTCATTGTGTGAGACCCTAAAAAGTTAAAATTAACTTTTCATTGGAATACCCTTTGACCTATTATTGTTCTTGAAATTTCAATCAATGTTGCTACTTTAGCATGTCACTAAAAGCCATGAATGATTCAGCA is a genomic window of Nicotiana tabacum cultivar K326 chromosome 16, ASM71507v2, whole genome shotgun sequence containing:
- the LOC142170153 gene encoding uncharacterized protein LOC142170153, which codes for MASKSIIADLNKGEKLNGDNYDIWSHTIWYVLDEQNALEGINHVLSQPEEGNTAQYRRNLEVYRAWKKTNSIAREIIVSYVVDELIRECEEFPNAHAMWVHLQRTYAGTSVTRLRQLTIKFDTFKKHHDQSIKQHLRVMSNMIAQLKSVSYILSDEQQVQAVIRSLPNSWKYLKVNLTHNESITFFPNVARYVELEDERLDVVKAASNAFGVESSGTKCSGF